The genomic interval GGGGAAATCGCCGCCCTGGCGGCGCAATGCCGCTACGCGGACTGCACCCACGAGCACGAGCCGGGCTGCGCGGTCAGGGCCGCGATCCACGCGGGCGAACTGGCCGAGGACCGCTACGCCGGCTATCTCAAGCTCAGAAAGGAATCCGAATTCGCGGCTCTGTCCACCCTGGGCAGGCGGCGCAAGGAAAAAACCTTCGGCAAGTTCATGCACTCATTCAAGAAACAACTGAAACGCTGACCCACCCGCACCGGGCCGTCCTCTGGACGGCCCGGTTTTTTGCCAGGGGGCCAGGGGCCAGGGCCCCTGGCGGGGGGGGCAGGGGGCAATCCCCCTGGTGCCCGGAAGACAGTCTATTGACTGGGGCACGCCGCTGGTTCCGCCCGCGGCGTCGGTGGCGGTGTCCCTCATTGTGGTGGTTCCGCCGGGCTCCACGCCGAGCGCGCCGTCGGTGGTCAGTCTGGTCTGTTCACCCGTGTCGGAACCGCCGGAGACCTTCACGTTGCCGCCGGAGCTGATGGCGATGCCGACCGCGCCGGGGGTGCACAGAAGAATTGCCTTCCCCAAAGGCAAAGCAAACTTCGCCAGCAATTTCCTGGCAGCATGGAAAATCAAAACCATAGGCTCATCTCATGGATACGACACCCCCATCCATGCGCCTTACTGTGTCCTATGCGGAGCAAAGGCTACCCCAGGGAACAGGATGACGTGCGGAGTGCGGTTGTGGGGCAGACGTTATCCAGCGGAAGCATATTCATCAGTGCGACACGCAAAACCGATAATTTGCAGGGCATAAAAAGCGAGTACGCACGCCTTCCCTCTCCAATCCGAACTTGATAGAGGATCTCTCCGAAATTCTGTTGATTCTTGGCACTCAAGGGCTGAATGGGATCCCCCCCTTTTGGGCGGTTGCTCCGCATACGCATCATCGTGCCGCTGTGCGCATTTTCAGTCCAAGGTCGAGAGGTCCCTCAAGCGCTTCGCGGCGGGCACGAGCAGAGCATTACAGCCATGGCATGTAGAGAGACTGGATGAAATTCAGAGTTTCCCTGCTGTTAGCGTGTGCGCTCTGCCTTGCCGCACAGTCCGCCTTCGCCGCCACCCAATATGCCGTTGGTCCCTTCATCTTGAACGTGCGTTCAGCGGGCGAGTCGTATCAGGAAGTCCCGCCGCCGTATCCGCCGACCATCGTCACCGGAGACTTCAGCGCGGCGGAGCTGGAAGCCATCATGGCGGGCGTCAATGTCTGGGTTGAACGGGTTGGCGGCAGCGCCTCCCCCGGCATCATCATCAACCTGGCGAAGGTCGCCGACCCGAGCGGCACGGCCTACAACTACACGTACTACACAGGCCGCGAAAATCCCGACCTGTACGACTACCTCGTAAACGGCCAGTACCATGCCCCGAACCCCTCCCTCGGCTATCATACCGAGGTCGTCTACGCCATCGACTACCCGGCGACGCCCACGAGGCTGGGACTCGACGGCCACCTTTGCTCCACCAGCATGGCTCACGAACTGATGCACGCCCTCGGCATGCACGGCGTGCTCTTGCGCCAGAACGACGGCCTCCCGTGGAACCAGACGACCTGGACGTTCGACGCGTCATCGGCGTGGGACTCGCACCTGTACGACGTCAATGGCGTCAAGGGCGAGCAGGGCAGCATCGTCTTCGACCCCGCAGAACCCACCAACCGCTCCAACGGCAGTTTCGTGCTGCCGGACTTCAGCGCCGACCCCACGCACCCCATGCCCTCGCATCCGGGGCAGGTGAGCTTCTTTCCCACCTTCCATGGCCCGGCCGTGGACGCGCTCAGCAACGGCAAGGGGTTGCCCCTCGCCGGCGGCATCGGGGCAGACTACCGGATCGATGACGGCAATGTGCTGGGGCACTCGGCCCTGCTGGGGTCGCTCATGTCTTGCTCGCCCGTTGCATTCGTGCTCTTTCCCGAGTTGGAGCTGGCTGCGCTCAAGGACATGGGCTATTCCGTCGACCTGAAGCAATTCTTCGGCAAAAGCTACTACCCAAGCAATCTGGGCGGCTTTCTGACCACCGACCCCGCCATGGCGCCCGGCAAGGTGGGAGCGTATTTGGCCGAGACCGCGGACACCGTGGTCAATACCGCCGGCTTCAACAGCGCGGCCTCCTTCGGCACGGGCCTGCACGTCTACCGCGACAAGCTCAACGTCACCCAGGCGGCGAACATCTACGCCAGCGGGAACGCGGCGGGCGGCATCCGCATCGACGGGGTGGGCAACACCCTGACCATCCCCAACGGGATCACCGTGTCCGCAAACGGAAATTACGGTACGGGCCTGCTCGTCTCCTACGGCAAGGGCAACGTCATCAACCTCAATGGCGTCGTCGAGGCCACCGGCCCTGAGGGCGTCGGCGCGGTCTTCGACACCGGCTCATGGTACTTGTCCTATTATTACATCCCGCCAGGCGCATATGGAGTCAACGCCGACTACCGCTACTTCTTAAGCAAGATGAACTCCGACCTGAACGGGCCGCTGGTGGACTCCTTCAATATCGCAGGAAGCCTTACGGGCTCCTCCGCGGCGATACGGATAGGCTCCTATGCCTACGTCAAGGCCATCAACATCATGCGAGGAGCAGCCGTCACGGGCGACATTGTGAACGGGTGGAACCCCTGGGACATGGGTGTGTCGTCAAGCAACACAACGGCCCTGAACGTTGGCGTGAGCGATACGGCCGGAACGCCGGACAGCGCCTTCAACATGCGCTACGACGGCGACATCACCGGCCCGGCAAGCTTCAAAATGAACGTCGCCGGCGGCACATTCTCCTACAACGGCACGTACAGCGGCCTGGCCGCCACCGTGCAGGCCGGGGCCACCCTCAAGGGCAACGCCACCTACCAGCTCTATGCCGACGGCACCCCTGCCGGGCAGGCCGCCCCGGGCGACGGCGCGTTCACCAACGCCGGAACCGTCGCGCCGGGCAACAGCATCGGCACGGTCAACATCACCGGCAACTTCACCAACACCGGCACCCTGCTCATGGAGTTCGACGCCAGAGGGCAAACGGACAAGCTGAA from Desulfovibrio aminophilus DSM 12254 carries:
- a CDS encoding autotransporter outer membrane beta-barrel domain-containing protein, whose protein sequence is MKFRVSLLLACALCLAAQSAFAATQYAVGPFILNVRSAGESYQEVPPPYPPTIVTGDFSAAELEAIMAGVNVWVERVGGSASPGIIINLAKVADPSGTAYNYTYYTGRENPDLYDYLVNGQYHAPNPSLGYHTEVVYAIDYPATPTRLGLDGHLCSTSMAHELMHALGMHGVLLRQNDGLPWNQTTWTFDASSAWDSHLYDVNGVKGEQGSIVFDPAEPTNRSNGSFVLPDFSADPTHPMPSHPGQVSFFPTFHGPAVDALSNGKGLPLAGGIGADYRIDDGNVLGHSALLGSLMSCSPVAFVLFPELELAALKDMGYSVDLKQFFGKSYYPSNLGGFLTTDPAMAPGKVGAYLAETADTVVNTAGFNSAASFGTGLHVYRDKLNVTQAANIYASGNAAGGIRIDGVGNTLTIPNGITVSANGNYGTGLLVSYGKGNVINLNGVVEATGPEGVGAVFDTGSWYLSYYYIPPGAYGVNADYRYFLSKMNSDLNGPLVDSFNIAGSLTGSSAAIRIGSYAYVKAINIMRGAAVTGDIVNGWNPWDMGVSSSNTTALNVGVSDTAGTPDSAFNMRYDGDITGPASFKMNVAGGTFSYNGTYSGLAATVQAGATLKGNATYQLYADGTPAGQAAPGDGAFTNAGTVAPGNSIGTVNITGNFTNTGTLLMEFDARGQTDKLNVSGVFNHNTGAGAKVTVAPEPGYYSGTMAIPFPSMFSGGGGSTLPSIIDSFVAPNSPTLGMTMSAGPVYTVTTTRSANAYSQYATSSDAADLGRALDAIAGSAQSDMQQLFSVLDFSSAGGGTIATAMVELSPAAYNSSAQAALNSSRMLSSALLRAMQRAPSSLARGKNGGDSPEVWSAYAVPYGGLQQQRTLGEAPGYSSSDAGVFSVVEREYEDGLSAGFHVALTHRQVDVNTQAGGQMNTDGMHFGVQAQVQPNPSEGGYAHGLARVGIENNTSRRKVDFNGYQRTSQGEWIGLASGADVGAGYNWRVGPVSFGPVADLDYAFNWRPAVRETGGGGADLALDSAGQHSLHSALGGQLQTELGLDQGQLIQAGLRAMWLRDLLGDAITTRGSFADADGPKFSSHAPAPARDSLGLSAHASLLLTDGLRCGAFVGTELFRAGFSSVEGGLSFNWNF